A segment of the Meles meles chromosome 4, mMelMel3.1 paternal haplotype, whole genome shotgun sequence genome:
GCCTTGACAATAGCTTTCAGCGTCACTGgtaattaaatgcaaattaaagtaagataacattttcatttatcagACTGGCAGAGATTAAAAGAATAGAATTATCCAGTGTTTGCGTGAACATATAAGGGAATGGGCACTTCCACATATTGCTCTTGGGAGTAGAACTGATTGTTCTTTCCAGAATGACAATTGGACAATACAATTTTCAAAAGtcctttaaaaagagaatagTTTAAAACCAGCATTCTCATTTCTAGGACTTTGTCCTGAGGAAACAAGAGTcccaaaatatatacaagattgTTCCTGTAACACTATTTAAATAGTAGGAAGCAGACGCGCCTACCTCCCATCCTGGGTGAGTCTCCCATGGGGTGAGTCCGTTTCCAGCTCCACGTTGGATCTAGCGGTGCGGCAAGGCCCGCGTCAAACCTGCCAGCTTTCCAATCGGAATTACATCATTGGTTCTCCCAGATCTCCAGCTCAGCAACAGCAGCTTTTGGGGATTGTCAGCCTCTGTAATCATGCCACATTGGGATACTGCAGCGGTGTCTGAGGAGGGATCTTTGTGAGGCATCATGGGCATCTGTGGTGACCGCAGAAGCCTGTGGGCTTCACAGGGGAGATGGAGCCGCCATGTTTGCAACCTCGGGCTGAAAGACACCCTCCAAGCAcggtggaggaggaaggaaaagctcTACCCCTGAAGTAACCGCGTCATCCTTGAGTTGTTCACCCATGGTCAGCTTGTTTTAGTTAGAGAAACAATGCCCTCGTGCAGTGAGTGGTTAAACCGAAGAGTCAGGTTTCTGTTATATGAAACTCATCTTACATGTTAATGGAACTTATATGTTAATGTGCCGTCTTACACATAGGTCCTCATAAAGTCTATTTCCAACTTGTTTATCATGTTCTGTTGAGTTGTCTTGTCAAGTACAGTAACAGTGACACTCATAAAATCATTGCACCATGCAGTAAGTTTCATTATTGGATGGAGCTAGTGCCCCCTTATTACCTCACTTTTTTCAAAACGTCTTATCTCATTAATTCTCTCTGATGAACTTTAGAATTACTTCTCAAGTTGGTCCAACTCATTTTATCTTTTGAATGTAACTGTATTAAACCTATAAAGTAATTTGGAAAGAATTCCTATCTTGACATTTCATCTTTTCATCTTGAGCATGGTATACCTTTCCATTTTTTCCAAGTCTCTATATCTCTGAATAAAGGTTTGTATCattctttatatataatttctgcACAATTCTTTCTGTGGTTActgctaaacatttttttaaagatttttatttatttatttgacagacagatcacaagtaggcagagaggcaggcagagagagagaggaggaagcaggctccctgccaagcagagagcccgatgtggggctcgatcccaggaccctgagaccatgaccggagcagaaggcagaggctttaatccactgagccacgcaggtacctcactgctaaatattttatgtttttattgctattgtttattttctcttatattgTAAAACTGGTTATGGGTAGCATATAGAAAAATTAttagttgggggcacctgggtggctcagtggattaagccactgccttcggctggggtcgtgatctcagggtcctgggatcgagccccgcatcgggctctctgctccgcggggagcctgcttcctcctctctctctgcctgcctctctgcctacttgtgatctctgtctgtcaaatgaataaataaaatcttaaaaaaaaaaaaaaaaagaaaaatgattagtTGATTCATTTGTATTCTAGGTATGCAGTTGTATAATTTGTAAATAATGATAATCTCATCTTCTCCTTTTTAATAGaccatttatctttttatatattttattgcattaAGCAGaacaatgtagaaaaaaatggaagtagtCATGCTTGTTTTGCTCTTGATTGTACAAGAATCTATTGTGTTCCCATACATACATTCTATTGTTGTTTTAAGATAAGTATTCTTATTATGTTAACCAATATTCTCCTACTCCTGGTTTTTAAAGtgtttgtaaaaatttaaaaaatagtgacaaaTATATAAGCTAAATAGCCATTAATAAATTGCTTAAATAAGTTTAAAACATACATAACATGGAATAACACACacccattaaaaataaagatcaacATTAAATCATTTATAAACCATCCTGGGTATGTGGATGATAAAATTTGTGGCGATTCtagatttgttttttccttatgcatttttgaaattttctacaGTGATTCAGCCACCTGAAAAATGctgaaagaatgagaaacagTTGAGACAAGGTGACTAGTAAAGTCTCTCATATAGTAAGTTCTCAATTAGCAGGAGCTCTTACTGTTCTCTCATCAGTTAGGTGGACTTGTGGGCACATGGGCCCAGGTGTCATGAAGGCAAGTGAGATTCATACTTCCACTCTCAGTGCCTCTATTATTTGtttgaaacatttttcaaaatattcataaAAGATTTTCCATTTATTAATGAAAACCCAAGTGGCCTGTATGACTGTTGTTTCAAAGAAAATGAGTGCCTTAGCCTcttcttggactttttttttctttcttgcaatgGGTTTATAGGCAAGCAAATGAGAAGAGCCACCATTTGCTTTAGTGTTTTTTCTCATGTCTCTGTTCAGAATCACTGCCAAAACATCCTCTACAGCCAATGAGAGGATTAAATAGCAAACACCTAAACATTAGGGAAAAGCAAGGTATTTGAAAGTTATTTCCCGTAGTTTCAGAATTTgaattaagaaaactgaaaaaccaCAAGTTTCTATATGATGTGTGAATCACATCTAGAAGTGCAGGATCTTTTGATAAAAAATTAACACCACTGATTCTTAACAAGGCCAATAGGTCACAGGACACCATCTCCCTGCCTTGGGCTGATTTAAATAATCTGAAGACAAATTAAACAGGAATATTATCTCTGTCACCATTAAGAATTCCTAAAACAGCTTGACTTTGTCTCTTGATTATTTATGTTCTTGAAGAATTGGATTCTTTCCTCCCTCACTgactctttccctccttccattcTGTTACCTCCTTTTGTTTCTCCTCATTCCTTTCTAATCTCCTCCTTATCTGCCCTGTGCTTGAACCTGCTGCCTTCTCTGAGAGTCATGTGAACAGGGGTCAGATCAGCAATGCTACATCGGTTACCTGTCAGTCTGTCTTCACATTTGAAGCAGACTCAGTCCTTCTCTGTAGAGTCTAAAAATAGCCTATCATTGACATTTTCTTTCTACATAAGTAAAACATGGTAATAACTAAAAAAAGAACTGCagtcaagcaaaaaaaaaaagaaaagaaaatgtaagaatctGTAATCTACCACCCAGAAAACCACTGCTATATTTAGAATGTATATTTCCTGTGTGTTGCTACGtatacaaaacatttttttcaaaaactagATCATAATCTCTCTAATTTTCAAACATATTACCTTTTCACTTAATCAGTATACAAATTTTCCATGTTATCCaaaattctttaacattttttcccatttcaatttaacagacatttctttAGAGCTACAATATACAACACTGCTACGCGATGCAAACCAAAGAAGAGCAAGACAAACACAGCTCTATTTGCagatataaaacaaatacaagtCAGGTGTTCGAAAGTGGGTAGACATGTTGTAAAAGTAAATACCCAGGAGATTAAACCTTGACCAGAGCTAAGAAAGACCTCCTGAGGGAGTGATTCCACCTTGTAAGGACAGTGCAGGTATTCTGGTGTATCTCTGCTCCTATCGGAGGCTTTCTCACCTAGTTGGGTCTACCAGGTGTTcctttacattttaatattctgTTTCATAACTCCTATGAGCCATCTGTGTGTAGATAGGCTTGTTTCTTTGGCTTTGCCAATCAAGACTGTATTTGCTATCTAACAGGTGTCTCCCAGGCCTTCGATTAAAACAggtttataggggcgcctgggtggctcagtggattaagccgctgccttcggctcaggtcatgatctcagggttctgggatcgagccccgcatcgggctctctgctctgcagggagcctgcttcctcctctctctctgcctgcctctctgcctacttgtgatctctctctctgtcaaataaataaataaaatctttaaaaaaaaaaaaaaaaaacaggtttataGAGGGAAAACAGTAACTGAGTATTTCTCTAGTCTGGCCTGAACCTCAGAACTGCCTGCTGAGCACTGCAGGTACATGACCTGGATTCAAACTCCAGACAAAAGACATTGGGGAAAGCTTCTCTCTAACCTTTCTGAGCttctcttctcatctgtaaaatgagggcaaTTATCCcaattcattcatctgtcatgGAGATCAAGTTAGAAGATTTATGTGATTATCTGGCTTAAAgttagcattattattattattgatattatcAGTAGTAGCAGTATCAACTTACCCATTTGGCTGACagtggcaggaagggagagaaatggaaGCCTGATGTCTCATACAACTGCATTTCCCCCAATGACTAGTGGTTTTCAGTCACAAAAGTGGTTTCCAGATTGCCCCTAGCACTTCTGGAATGGAGTACCTCACCAGCATCACTCTCCTGCTATGCTCCCGATCACTTACTTCATTGCCTGaagtgttttccttctttcttgtctACTCTGCATCCTATCTTCAGATTGTCCCTACTCTCTATACAGCTGGAATTCACTCCCTTTAAGAAATACTCTGAGTAGGACCTCTTGGGATAAAAGCACCAAATACTTTTGATATCAAAGAAGTTCCAGAATCTCTTCCCTAAACCAGTCCTCTGTTATATGCCCTATTTGGTCCCTCCCTCTTCTGCTGGAAGAATCCAGACCCATGATCTCACTTCTCCATTTCTGCTGTGTTTTTGTGGGACAtcttatttacattatatattttctctGACTAAATTTgttcaggtgcccctgtttttttctGTATAGTAAATATCTacctttaattttatatttagagagaaaagacagaatgaGGAAACAGATATTTGAAATATGCAACTCAGGATAGCGTTCAGGACTTCAAATTATGCAGGAAGTCCCCAGTCAAATATTTAGGTCGACAAATTTTTTACTTCTCAAGAGAAAAAGGATATATTTATAACTCTAATCACTGGAGTAAAAGGTCTTCTGCTTTGATATGGAGACGTGGGAAAGAAGAGGAGTAGTTTACTGCTTTGTGACTGTTTTTGAGGGGTAGGATTTTAACTTAAGGGTCTCAGAGCCTTAATGTCCTCATCTAAAAATGGATCGAATAGGACCTGCCTACATCACAGAAATGTCATGAGCCTCACACTGTATTTGTAAAAGTGACTTTCAAATGTCGAAAGTTTTgtaaaagttaattatttttaaatgagctgGCTCTGAGTATAGTATCTTAAGAAGTCCATGGAGGAGATGTTGTAAATTACCCTCTAACAAATTTCACAGGTATTTAAGAAATAAGATATAGTCCTTCCagatttatttcatgtatttctttttctttttcttttttttaagagagagagagagagagagagaatgagaggggagagagtcagagggagaagcagactccccatggagctgggagcctgatatgggactccaggatcatgacctgaaccaaaggcagtcatttaactaACTGggacccaggcgccctctatttCATGTATTTCTGTTGCCAGGTATCTCTAGGATGTTTCAAATTTGGTTGTGAAATTTCACAAAACACCTAAGAATATTTAACAGACTTAATCTCATCCATCAATTGAAGagagtttttgtgtgtgtttcatatttttaatctttcatgCTATAACATTAGTACCTCTGATATTTTTTCTCTACAGATGCAAGGCTGGACACAGAAGCAGATGGCAGGTACAATTGCTGAGATCTGATGTTTGGTTTCAGCAAAGCTGGTATTGTGGTGACATAATTTGCTTCCACTGACCTGCCAGTCTCACTGTGACAACCTTCTGGGGGAGCAGAATGGGCATACCTTTTGAGACAGACTGACCTGGCTTCAAGTTTTAGCTGGGTCTTTTCACTTAAGTTATTTTCCTTCCgcatttttacacttttttccgttttattattatttttttaataataataatttttaatattcaaaatgctcAGTCATAAAAATAAAGGCCTTTTATTTGGTTTTTCTACGCTGTTACAGGAACCCGTGGCAGCACTCTGGGGCCCACGAGGCCTGCGGCCACACCCGCATGGTCTGTGAGCATCTACGGAGAAGCCGAAGGGTCACAGGGTCACCTTCTTGTAGGTGATGTGAAGATACTGAGTCATGGGCTGGGTAATGGTTGCCATGGAGACCATCTGTTCAAGTTTGCCTTCAGAATTGAGCCTGAATTTTCGGGTGGTCTGCTCCACGTGGGGCTCTTTGGTGAAGGAGATCCTGGCAATGGAGTGGGACGTGATGCACAGCTCCTGCCCGTTCACCTTGCCCTCTTCCACCTCCACGATGCCTGTGTTCTGGGCGCTGACGAAGGTCACCTTGTTGGTGTCCGGCTTGAGGCAGATGAAGCTGCACTCCCTTTCAGCCGTAGATAGTCCTACCTTATAGCATGTTTGAGGACTAAAGAAGGTGAGGAGTGTTTAAGTAACAAACCTGgaatttagagatttttaaaaaaatgcttcctttctttttcctccacctCTAAATTGATTCTCTGTACCTTCAGCAGCATCCCCAGCCACTTTCCTTGAGCAAAGTGAGGGTCAGGTTAGCATTGAACCCAGTTGCCTCAGGTCCTCCATTTGGAAGTATTCTGCTGtatgttagggccaatttaatgttaaaacctgtttaactatcagggcctgcttagccagagcgactccatattgcctcggtagccatattgttgtttacatccgtggacttcattctgggaataaacgtcccagtagttcctggtatggttccgggtatcgattccgggagtaaatgccttaacaatagaagtcacgtaCATTGGGTCTGCGattgtgccctataaaaccagcctgtgagatcgggagggggtcgctctctttggaggcggccctggccggtcagtctgacttctaatgcttggcatagaataaggctttgcataactttcactttgtctcagtctcgttcctttgataatggaccccaacaCTGTACAAGACTATTTCCTAGGTAGGGTGCTAATTGGTTGTTCATATGGAATATAAGTGAATTCAGATCTGTGTCTGATGAATGCCTGCTCATTGAATATGCACGTATTTATTGTAGGATAGCAATGACAATTTTTCTCAGAAAGAAATGTTTCTGATTTACATATATGTGGCTGATGCATGAAGTGGGTTTTATAAATCACTATGTCATCACCACCAAAAAATGCCCTCTAGCCATATTAAAAAGAGCCCATGACAAGGGGCGTATCAAATTGAATGGAAAGGCCATAAAACCATCAGTTCATTTGACATAAAACTGATATATTATGTGATAATGCTTCAAGTAGAACCCGGGACCCCATTCATCATAGAGTCTGCTTATTGGCTAGGTTCTGAGCTGTGTGTTAATGAAACCGTCACGCTCTGCTCAAGCTGCAGATTGCAGGCCCCAGTCAGCACTGGGGACCTATACACCAGAAAATGTTACCATTGAAAATGTTTTGCTCACTAGTGAACTTCCCTGGGAGAAAGTTGTATC
Coding sequences within it:
- the LOC123940741 gene encoding peroxynitrite isomerase THAP4-like gives rise to the protein MLLKVGLSTAERECSFICLKPDTNKVTFVSAQNTGIVEVEEGKVNGQELCITSHSIARISFTKEPHVEQTTRKFRLNSEGKLEQMVSMATITQPMTQYLHITYKKVTL